The proteins below come from a single Chitinophaga pinensis DSM 2588 genomic window:
- a CDS encoding AAA family ATPase, with the protein MEPLTSESPLIDKLNDVLQHMKGTFVGKDDIIDLMGICLAGRENLFLFGPPGTAKSALVRELARQLDLKTFEYLLTRFTEPNELFGPFDIRKLRDGDLVTNTEGMLPEASLVFLDELLNANSAILNSLLMALNEKIFRRAKETRILPTLTFIGASNHLPEDEALQALFDRFLIRVRCSNVDPVMLDSVLQAGWGLEQQSGHIHGGIAADELRALQHLNTTIDLNGVRPEYISLVQQLRNAGVQISDRRAVKLQRLVAASALLCKRDKAILSDLWILRYIWDTEEQIEIIAGIVNAVIAKGAHHPQEHPRADNSSTPDADALYREVEQLQQQWDHPETTAAIRAQIKDRLRSINSRCEWISNTTQRNYVLVPVDALWKKIMQSA; encoded by the coding sequence ATGGAACCATTGACCTCTGAATCACCACTGATAGACAAGCTGAATGATGTACTTCAACACATGAAAGGCACATTCGTAGGAAAAGATGATATTATTGACCTGATGGGGATTTGTCTGGCGGGAAGAGAAAATCTTTTTCTGTTCGGCCCTCCGGGTACCGCCAAAAGTGCACTGGTACGCGAACTGGCACGCCAGCTGGACCTGAAGACATTTGAATACCTGCTGACCCGCTTTACCGAACCTAATGAACTGTTCGGACCATTCGACATCCGCAAACTGCGTGACGGCGACCTGGTAACCAATACAGAAGGAATGCTCCCCGAAGCATCACTGGTATTCCTGGATGAATTACTCAACGCAAACAGTGCCATCCTAAACAGTTTGCTGATGGCGCTGAACGAAAAAATATTCCGTAGAGCAAAAGAAACCCGCATACTGCCGACGCTGACCTTCATCGGCGCCAGCAACCACCTGCCGGAAGACGAGGCATTACAGGCCCTCTTTGACAGGTTCCTGATCAGGGTACGCTGTAGCAACGTAGATCCGGTAATGCTGGATAGCGTGCTACAGGCTGGATGGGGACTGGAACAACAATCCGGACATATCCATGGAGGAATCGCTGCCGATGAACTCCGCGCATTACAGCACCTCAATACTACCATTGATCTCAACGGTGTAAGACCGGAATACATCTCCCTGGTGCAGCAACTCAGGAATGCAGGCGTACAGATCTCTGACAGACGTGCCGTAAAACTGCAACGCCTCGTGGCCGCCAGCGCCCTGCTCTGCAAAAGGGATAAAGCCATCCTCTCCGATCTGTGGATACTGCGTTATATCTGGGATACAGAAGAACAGATCGAGATCATTGCCGGTATCGTAAATGCTGTAATTGCAAAAGGAGCACACCATCCACAGGAACATCCGCGCGCTGACAACAGCAGCACGCCGGATGCAGATGCACTATACCGCGAAGTAGAACAATTGCAACAGCAATGGGACCATCCGGAAACAACAGCAGCCATCCGCGCACAGATCAAAGACAGACTACGCAGCATCAACAGTCGTTGCGAATGGATCAGCAATACCACACAACGCAACTATGTACTCGTCCCTGTTGATGCGCTCTGGAAGAAGATAATGCAATCAGCATGA
- a CDS encoding sensor histidine kinase, translated as MGRMLYIYSSLFIAIALNIARLLALKEDSVMARYMHFDTGEWLFQTGASFLFCLLVFLLAAHNFQGPFRKWTWGREGRTVLLLLLLFFCFTAICIGIQRRVFGQGLLPGNGIGMKFMLILILAGIELKIVNILRMARFSELENVRLRNAHLKTELELLKGQLQPHFFFNALSSLSGVVREDPAKAQYYINQLSRVFRYSLQREDDHLVSLKEELDAVRAYAALLKMRHEAGFELIIDIPDTLLTDKLPHMSLQPLMENALKHNVVTVGSPLLVIITAEKNGNSTCLLVRNNLQPLSFYPPGTGIGLSNLNERYRILLEKEISINKTAADFIVKLPLK; from the coding sequence ATGGGAAGAATGTTATACATCTATAGTTCCCTGTTTATTGCCATTGCACTGAATATTGCCCGTTTGCTTGCCTTAAAGGAAGACAGCGTTATGGCGAGATACATGCATTTCGATACCGGGGAATGGTTGTTTCAGACGGGGGCCAGTTTCCTGTTTTGTCTGCTGGTATTCCTATTGGCAGCACACAATTTTCAGGGGCCATTCCGCAAATGGACATGGGGCCGGGAAGGTCGCACCGTTTTATTGCTGCTGCTGTTATTTTTTTGCTTTACGGCGATCTGTATCGGGATACAAAGGCGTGTATTCGGACAGGGCTTATTGCCGGGTAACGGCATCGGCATGAAATTCATGTTGATTCTCATACTAGCAGGTATTGAACTGAAAATTGTGAATATCCTTCGTATGGCAAGATTCAGCGAACTGGAAAACGTTCGTCTGCGTAACGCGCATCTCAAAACGGAACTGGAACTGCTGAAAGGTCAGTTACAGCCGCATTTCTTTTTTAATGCGCTGAGCAGTCTTTCGGGTGTGGTGAGGGAAGATCCGGCAAAGGCCCAGTATTACATTAACCAGCTATCCAGGGTATTCCGTTATTCTCTACAGCGTGAGGATGATCACCTGGTGTCGCTGAAAGAAGAACTGGACGCGGTACGCGCCTATGCAGCATTGTTGAAGATGCGGCATGAGGCAGGTTTTGAACTGATCATCGATATTCCCGATACGCTGCTGACAGATAAACTACCACATATGTCGCTGCAACCGCTGATGGAAAATGCCCTGAAGCACAATGTTGTGACGGTTGGGAGTCCTTTGCTGGTCATCATTACGGCAGAAAAGAACGGAAACAGTACCTGTCTGCTTGTCCGTAATAATCTGCAACCTTTATCATTTTACCCGCCAGGTACGGGTATCGGGTTATCAAATCTGAATGAGCGTTACCGGATATTACTAGAGAAAGAAATCAGTATTAATAAAACGGCAGCTGATTTTATTGTAAAACTACCATTGAAATAA
- a CDS encoding DUF1080 domain-containing protein yields MYKKTLTTAAAVVLSATLFAQSKPEDTEVWEPVPTVVTPGKTTTDAPSDAIVLFDGKSLDQWVSVNKPDQPVTWKVAGGIFTVDKTSGNIQTKRSFTNYQLHVEWRVPKNITGTGQGRGNSGLFLASTGAGDDGYELQILDNFNNKTYVNGQAASIYKQTAPLVNPNRKPGEWQTYDIIWTAPRFNSDGSLQSPARVTVFFNGVLVQNNTELLGPTKYIGKASYDKAHGACPIKLQSHGDKSEPLSFRNIWIREL; encoded by the coding sequence ATGTACAAGAAAACGTTAACAACAGCTGCTGCTGTTGTGCTCTCAGCCACGTTATTTGCGCAGTCGAAGCCTGAAGACACGGAAGTATGGGAACCGGTTCCAACAGTTGTTACACCCGGTAAAACAACCACAGATGCGCCATCAGATGCGATTGTATTATTCGACGGCAAAAGCCTGGACCAGTGGGTGTCCGTAAATAAACCGGATCAGCCGGTAACCTGGAAAGTAGCGGGTGGTATCTTCACTGTAGATAAGACATCCGGTAACATCCAGACAAAAAGGTCTTTCACGAACTATCAGTTGCATGTTGAATGGCGTGTGCCTAAAAATATAACCGGTACCGGACAGGGCAGGGGTAACAGCGGTCTGTTCCTGGCGTCTACAGGTGCTGGAGATGATGGTTATGAGTTGCAGATCCTCGACAACTTCAACAACAAGACATATGTAAACGGTCAGGCAGCCAGTATTTATAAGCAAACTGCTCCGCTGGTGAACCCTAACCGTAAACCAGGTGAGTGGCAGACTTATGACATCATCTGGACGGCTCCCCGTTTCAACAGCGATGGTTCTTTACAGTCACCTGCCCGTGTAACCGTATTCTTTAACGGTGTACTCGTACAGAACAATACTGAACTGCTCGGACCTACCAAATACATCGGTAAAGCTTCTTATGATAAAGCACATGGCGCCTGCCCGATCAAATTGCAGTCCCATGGCGATAAGAGTGAGCCGCTGAGCTTCAGAAATATCTGGATCAGAGAATTATAG